In Halobacillus amylolyticus, the following proteins share a genomic window:
- a CDS encoding type 1 glutamine amidotransferase domain-containing protein: MAKVLAVLSSGYKDGENNYETGWWGEELFAPMELLEKAGHQVDLASPLGGKPDIDQVSISEEYDPEGTYRALYESGKADETQKLSELNPTDYDVVLVIGGHGAMYDLAKNEDLHRIINTIYDYDGIVAAECHGPAPLIWTTRPNGESIIAGKKVTGYPDEIEPEGLLDILPFSLEQEMTEIANYDKGDLNQKAHAVWADNQIVTSRDPFSSELMGEELVKALEKGKK, encoded by the coding sequence ATGGCAAAAGTGTTAGCAGTATTGTCAAGTGGATATAAAGATGGGGAAAATAACTACGAAACAGGCTGGTGGGGTGAGGAATTATTTGCACCCATGGAATTGCTAGAAAAAGCTGGTCATCAAGTTGATTTAGCCTCACCTCTTGGGGGAAAACCTGACATTGATCAAGTAAGTATTAGTGAAGAATATGATCCTGAAGGGACATATAGGGCCCTATATGAATCAGGGAAAGCAGATGAAACGCAAAAACTCTCAGAATTAAATCCAACAGATTATGATGTAGTTTTAGTCATTGGAGGTCATGGTGCAATGTATGACCTTGCAAAAAATGAGGATTTACATCGTATTATTAATACGATTTATGATTATGACGGGATAGTCGCTGCGGAGTGTCATGGGCCAGCTCCGCTGATTTGGACAACACGCCCAAATGGAGAAAGCATCATTGCAGGCAAGAAAGTAACTGGTTATCCCGATGAAATCGAACCAGAAGGGTTATTGGATATTCTTCCTTTCAGCCTTGAACAAGAAATGACGGAAATCGCAAATTATGATAAAGGTGATCTTAACCAAAAAGCTCATGCTGTATGGGCAGACAATCAAATTGTAACAAGTCGAGACCCGTTCTCTTCTGAACTCATGGGAGAAGAATTAGTTAAAGCACTTGAAAAAGGAAAGAAGTAA
- a CDS encoding NADP-dependent oxidoreductase codes for MKAVIIDDYGSAEQLKYTEVDQPELKDNDVLIEVVATSVNPVDWKIREGYLKEMIPYNFPVILGLDAAGIVKEVGQNVTAFKVGDKVFSRPDITRNGTYAEYVAVDESLVAKKPVHLSFEEAASIPLVGLTSWQCLVDFANIKEGDRVLIHAGAGGVGSFAIQLAKAFGAWVATTCSTKNVDFVKSLGADKVIDYESEDFTQVLQDIDIVFDTLAGDIQTQSYDVLKEEGILVSIAGQPDQELAKAKKVKAGYVFLEPDGEQLAKIGELIEQGKIRANVGTVMKLEEIQEAHRLSETHHAKGKIVLRVG; via the coding sequence ATGAAAGCAGTGATTATTGATGATTACGGGAGTGCTGAACAATTAAAATATACGGAGGTTGATCAACCCGAGCTAAAAGACAATGATGTCTTGATTGAAGTGGTTGCGACTTCGGTCAATCCGGTTGACTGGAAAATCCGTGAAGGCTATCTCAAAGAGATGATTCCGTACAATTTTCCAGTTATTTTAGGGCTTGATGCTGCCGGTATTGTTAAAGAAGTCGGCCAAAACGTGACAGCGTTCAAGGTCGGCGACAAAGTGTTTTCTCGACCGGATATTACACGTAATGGAACCTACGCGGAATATGTGGCTGTTGATGAAAGCCTTGTTGCTAAAAAACCGGTCCATCTTTCCTTTGAAGAGGCCGCATCAATCCCGCTTGTTGGACTCACATCATGGCAATGTCTTGTTGACTTCGCTAATATCAAAGAAGGCGATCGGGTGTTGATTCACGCGGGAGCAGGCGGGGTTGGCAGTTTTGCTATCCAGTTGGCGAAAGCATTCGGTGCTTGGGTGGCGACCACCTGTAGCACGAAGAATGTTGATTTTGTTAAATCACTCGGGGCCGATAAGGTCATCGATTATGAAAGTGAAGATTTCACACAAGTCCTTCAGGATATAGACATTGTTTTTGATACGCTGGCCGGTGACATTCAAACGCAAAGTTATGATGTTTTAAAAGAAGAAGGTATTCTGGTTTCAATTGCTGGCCAGCCCGATCAAGAATTGGCCAAAGCGAAAAAGGTGAAAGCCGGCTATGTTTTCCTTGAACCTGATGGTGAACAGCTTGCCAAGATCGGTGAACTGATTGAACAAGGAAAGATCCGCGCAAATGTGGGGACAGTGATGAAACTAGAGGAA